A single region of the Halopiger xanaduensis SH-6 genome encodes:
- a CDS encoding HD domain-containing protein: protein MLEAVRSRARSYFEDAPPAHDWHHVRRVAALAETLIDRHPDGDAVDERVVTLAIYLHDIGREREDRGEIDDHATWGAREAGEILTDVGADPDAIERVRHCVRTHRYSNAAEPETLEAKIVSDADNLDALGAVGLARVFAHGGAAGSPIHDVGAVDADAVDGPGADSDSPGAQSTDAQYDHIHEKILDLPDRMYTEPGRELADARVRFVREYVRQFDAELAGET, encoded by the coding sequence ATGCTCGAGGCAGTTCGCAGCCGCGCCCGGTCGTACTTCGAGGACGCCCCGCCGGCCCACGACTGGCACCACGTCCGGCGGGTCGCGGCGCTCGCCGAAACGCTGATCGACCGCCATCCAGACGGCGACGCCGTCGACGAACGGGTAGTCACCCTCGCGATCTACTTGCACGACATCGGCCGCGAGCGCGAGGACCGCGGCGAGATCGACGACCACGCGACCTGGGGCGCTCGCGAGGCGGGCGAAATTCTCACCGACGTCGGTGCGGACCCGGACGCGATCGAGCGCGTCCGGCACTGCGTTCGCACCCACCGCTACTCGAACGCCGCAGAGCCCGAGACGCTCGAGGCGAAGATCGTCTCGGACGCGGACAACCTCGACGCGCTCGGCGCGGTGGGGCTCGCTCGCGTGTTCGCCCACGGCGGCGCGGCCGGCTCGCCGATCCACGACGTCGGCGCCGTCGACGCCGACGCGGTCGATGGACCGGGGGCCGACTCGGACTCGCCGGGCGCGCAGTCGACGGACGCGCAGTACGATCACATCCACGAGAAGATCCTCGACCTGCCCGACCGGATGTACACCGAGCCGGGTCGGGAGCTCGCCGACGCCCGCGTCCGGTTCGTCCGCGAGTACGTTCGGCAGTTCGACGCCGAACTGGCGGGCGAGACGTAG
- a CDS encoding heme NO-binding domain-containing protein, protein MHGIVLKGLKDFVTEEYGADVWTDLHEAAGFRTRLYVPVTEYPDEIVLELVDAATDLTGLEEPTLLAAFGRFLVPHLLSTYGVHVDREWTGLELIANVETYIHEALRAKQSGEFTPPELRTRRVDDRRVALAYESDRGLCALARGLLEGIADYYDEPLHIEQRRCMHEGADCCVFVVTRRRAGAV, encoded by the coding sequence GTGCACGGAATCGTCCTGAAGGGTCTGAAGGATTTCGTCACCGAGGAGTACGGCGCGGACGTCTGGACCGACCTCCACGAGGCCGCCGGATTTCGAACGCGCCTGTACGTCCCCGTCACGGAGTATCCCGACGAGATCGTCCTTGAGCTGGTCGACGCGGCGACCGACCTCACCGGCCTCGAGGAGCCGACGCTGCTGGCCGCGTTCGGACGATTCCTCGTGCCGCACCTGCTCTCGACGTACGGCGTGCACGTCGACCGCGAGTGGACCGGCCTCGAGCTGATCGCCAACGTCGAAACGTACATCCACGAGGCGCTGCGCGCGAAGCAGAGCGGCGAGTTCACGCCGCCGGAACTGCGAACGCGCCGCGTCGACGATCGCCGGGTTGCCCTCGCCTACGAATCCGATCGCGGCCTCTGTGCACTCGCCCGGGGACTCCTCGAGGGCATCGCGGACTACTACGACGAACCGTTACATATCGAACAGCGACGCTGCATGCACGAGGGGGCCGACTGCTGCGTCTTCGTGGTGACCCGTCGACGCGCGGGCGCCGTGTGA